One window of the Eschrichtius robustus isolate mEscRob2 chromosome X, mEscRob2.pri, whole genome shotgun sequence genome contains the following:
- the LOC137756539 gene encoding LOW QUALITY PROTEIN: zinc finger protein with KRAB and SCAN domains 1-like (The sequence of the model RefSeq protein was modified relative to this genomic sequence to represent the inferred CDS: deleted 2 bases in 1 codon), whose protein sequence is MMTAESREATGLSPHAAQEKDGIVIVKVKEEDEEEHMWGQDASLQESPPPEPEIFRQRFRHFCYQNTFGPREALSRLKELCHQWLRPEINTKEQIVELLVLEQFLSILPKELQVWLQEYRPDSGEEAVTLLEDLELDLSGQQVPGQVHGPEMLARGMVPLDPVQESSSFDLPHEATQSHFKHSSRKPHLLQPRALPATHVPAPHHEGGPRDQVMASALFSADSQAMVKIEDMAVCLILEEWGCQNLARRNLNRDTRQENYGNVISQGCENRNENEESTSKAEIAEDSASHGETTGKFQKDFREKREQQGRVVERQQRNPEEKTGKEKRDPGPATVKEKKNKPSTGERGPREKGKGLGRSFSLSSNFNTPEEVPTGAKSHRCDECGKCFTRSSSLIHHKIIHTGEKPYECSECGKAFSLNSNLVLHQRIHTGEKPHECNECGKAFSHSSNLILHQRIHSGEKPYECNECGKAFSQSSDLTKHQRIHTGEKPYECSECGKAFNRNSYLILHQRIHTREKPYKCTKCGKAFTRSSTLTLHHRIHTRERASEYSPASLDAFGAFLKSCV, encoded by the exons ATGATGACTGCTGAGTCAAGGGAAGCCACCGGTCTGTCCCCCCACGCTGCCCAGGAGAAGGACGGCATCGTGATAGTGAAGGTCAaagaggaagatgaggaagaGCACATGTGGGGGCAGGACGCCAGTCTGCAGGAGTCTCCTCCTCCCGAGCCAGAGATCTTCCGCCAGCGGTTCAGGCACTTCTGTTACCAGAACACTTTTGGGCCTCGAGAGGCCCTGAGTCGACTGAAGGAACTTTGTCACCAGTGGCTGCGACCAGAGATAAACACCAAGGAGCAGATCGTGGAGCTGCTGGTGCTGGAGCAGTTCCTTTCTATTCTGCCCAAGGAGCTCCAGGTCTGGCTGCAGGAATACCGTCCCGATAGTGGGGAGGAGGCTGTGACCCTTCTGGAAGATCTGGAGCTGGATTTATCAGGACAGCAGGTCCCAGGTCAAGTTCATGGACCTGAGATGCTCGCAAGGGGGATGGTGCCTCTGGATCCAGTACAGGAGTCCTCGAGCTTTGACCTTCCTCATGAGGCCACCCAGTCCCATTTCAAGCATTCATCTCGGAAACCCCACCTCTTACAACCACGGGCTCTCCCTGCCACCCACGTTCCTGCCCCTCATCACGAGGGGGGTCCCAGAGACCAGGTGATGGCATCTGCACTGTTCTCGGCAGATTCCCAGGCAATGGTGAAGATCGAGGACATGGCCGTGTGCCTCATCCTGGAGGAATGGGGATGTCAGAACCTGGCTCGGAGGAATCTGAATAGGGACACCAGACAGGAGAATTATGGGAACGTGATTTCCCAGGGTTGTGAAAACAGGAATGAGAATGAGGAGTCCACCTCAAAGGCTGAAATTGCAGAAGACTCAGCATCACATGGGGAGACCAcaggaaaattccagaaagattTCAGAGAAAAACGTGAACAGCAGGGCAGAGTAGTAGAAAGGCAGCAGAGAAACCcagaggagaaaactggaaaagaaaagagagatccGGGGCCAGCTacagtcaaggaaaaa aaaaacaaacccagcaCAGGAGAGCGAGGTCCAAGGGAAAAGGGTAAAGGACTGGGGAGAAGCTTCAGTCTGAGCTCAAACTTCAACACCCCTGAAGAAGTTCCGACAGGAGCGAAGTCCCACagatgtgatgaatgtggtaaatgCTTCACAAGGAGTTCAAGCCTTATTCACCATAAAATAATCCACACCGGAGAAAAGCCCTATGAATGTAGtgagtgtgggaaagccttcagtctTAACTCAAACCTTGTTCTGCATCAGCGAATCCACACAGGAGAGAAGCCTCATGaatgtaatgagtgtggcaaAGCCTTCAGTCACAGTTCAAATCTCATTCTGCATCAGCGGATCCACTCTGGGGAGAAACCCTACGAATGTAACGAGTGTGGGAAGGCCTTCAGCCAGAGCTCAGACCTCACTAAGCATCAGAGAATCCACACGGGGGAAAAGCCCTATGAATGTAGTGAATGTGGAAAGGCTTTCAACCGAAACTCATACCTTATTTtgcatcagagaattcacaccCGAGAAAAGCCCTATAAGTGCACGAAGTGTGGCAAGGCCTTCACCCGGAGCTCGACCCTCACTCTGCATCACAGAATCCACACCAGAGAGCGAGCCTCCGAGTACAGCCCCGCCTCCCTCGATGCTTTCGGAGCATTCCTGAAAAGCTGTGTGTAA